The following proteins are co-located in the Candidatus Dormiibacterota bacterium genome:
- a CDS encoding peroxiredoxin → MFARLIVATTLAAVAATAAASASLGLGTKAPDFTAQASLGGTVYTFNLADALKKGPVVLYFYPAAFTPGCTIEAHDFAAAIDQYKALGATVIGVSHDTIATLNRFSVSECRSKFPVAADPQLTVAKAYDAVLPQNTAYANRTSYVIVPDGTIIYTYTNLDPSQHVANTLAALRGWERAHPSPH, encoded by the coding sequence ATGTTCGCACGACTCATCGTAGCCACGACGCTTGCGGCGGTGGCAGCGACCGCGGCCGCTTCGGCCTCTCTCGGCCTGGGAACCAAGGCTCCCGATTTCACGGCGCAGGCCTCCCTGGGCGGCACCGTCTATACGTTCAATCTCGCCGACGCGCTCAAGAAGGGTCCGGTCGTCCTCTACTTCTATCCGGCGGCCTTCACGCCCGGATGTACGATCGAGGCGCACGACTTCGCCGCGGCAATCGATCAATACAAGGCGCTCGGCGCGACGGTCATAGGCGTCTCGCACGACACGATCGCCACCCTCAATCGTTTTTCAGTAAGCGAGTGCCGCAGCAAGTTTCCCGTCGCGGCCGATCCGCAGCTAACCGTGGCGAAGGCTTACGACGCCGTTCTTCCGCAAAATACGGCCTATGCGAACCGCACCTCGTACGTGATCGTGCCTGATGGAACGATCATCTACACGTATACGAACCTGGATCCGTCGCAGCACGTCGCGAACACGCTCGCCGCGCTGCGAGGCTGGGAGCGGGCGCACCCCTCGCCGCATTGA
- the ftsE gene encoding cell division ATP-binding protein FtsE, protein MISLRGVSLLYPNGVRALDQVSLEIAKGEFVFLVGHSGTGKSSLLRLLYREAPPTTGEITVDGIRVDRLPARRVPALRRHLGVVFQDFKLLPDKTVWENVAFAMQVTGAPTKEIMRQVPRALDLVGLSHRSRMYPDELSGGEQQRTAIARALVNNPKILLCDEPTGNLDPANTTEIVDLLLRINLKGTTVVVATHNQAVVDRMRRRVVRLENGKIATDKERGYYYLGLGQGQVLSG, encoded by the coding sequence ATGATCTCTCTGCGTGGCGTCTCGCTACTCTATCCCAACGGCGTTCGCGCTCTGGACCAGGTGAGTCTAGAGATCGCGAAGGGTGAGTTCGTCTTTCTGGTCGGCCACTCGGGCACGGGAAAGTCGAGCTTGCTCCGGTTGCTCTATCGCGAAGCGCCGCCGACGACGGGTGAAATCACCGTCGACGGCATTCGCGTCGACCGGCTCCCCGCCCGGCGCGTGCCCGCGCTGCGCCGTCATCTGGGCGTCGTCTTTCAAGACTTCAAGCTCTTGCCGGACAAGACGGTCTGGGAGAATGTCGCGTTCGCCATGCAAGTCACGGGGGCACCGACGAAAGAGATCATGCGCCAGGTACCTCGCGCGCTCGACCTCGTGGGGCTCTCGCATCGCAGCCGTATGTATCCAGACGAGCTCTCGGGCGGAGAGCAGCAGCGCACGGCAATCGCGCGCGCACTGGTGAACAACCCGAAGATCCTGCTCTGCGACGAGCCGACCGGCAATCTCGATCCCGCGAATACGACCGAGATCGTGGACCTTCTGTTGCGCATCAATCTCAAAGGAACGACCGTCGTCGTGGCAACGCATAACCAAGCCGTCGTCGATCGCATGCGGCGGCGCGTCGTGCGTCTGGAGAACGGCAAGATCGCCACCGACAAGGAACGGGGTTACTATTATCTTGGACTGGGGCAGGGTCAAGTTCTTTCTGGGTGA
- a CDS encoding acyl-CoA dehydrogenase family protein — MDFDLTPDQLAIQRLAREFAQNEVRPRAEEMDREERFPYDLVAKMGALGFFGLPFPEEFGGVGADTMSYALAVMEIARADASTAITLAAAVSLGAMPFHLFGTKAQKERYLVPLAQGKQLWGFGLTEPEAGSDAANCKTRAVLENGAWRINGTKAFITNSGTDVTGGTTITAVTGVRDDGKSEISNIVVPQETPGFTRSRKYRKMGWRASDTRELSFADAAVPEDHLLGRRGEGFRQFLTILDGGRISVAALSVGLAMGAYDEAMNYAKERHAFGQAIASFQAIQFKLVDMIVQIEHAKLMMLKAAWEKDHGRDYVYSASLAKLYAGEVSHRVVNDAVQIHGGYGFIDEYPVSRMYRDQKINEIGEGTNEVQRMILAKLIGV, encoded by the coding sequence ATGGACTTCGACCTAACGCCGGATCAGCTCGCAATTCAACGTCTCGCGCGAGAGTTCGCGCAAAACGAGGTCCGTCCGCGGGCCGAGGAGATGGACCGCGAGGAGCGCTTCCCCTACGATTTGGTGGCGAAAATGGGTGCGCTGGGATTCTTCGGTCTTCCGTTTCCCGAGGAATTCGGCGGGGTCGGCGCCGACACGATGAGTTATGCGCTCGCCGTCATGGAGATCGCGCGAGCGGATGCGTCGACTGCGATTACTCTGGCCGCCGCGGTCTCGCTCGGCGCGATGCCCTTTCACCTTTTCGGAACGAAGGCGCAGAAAGAGCGCTACCTCGTTCCGCTGGCACAAGGCAAGCAGCTTTGGGGATTCGGATTGACCGAGCCCGAGGCGGGAAGCGACGCGGCGAACTGCAAGACGCGCGCCGTGCTCGAGAACGGCGCGTGGAGAATCAACGGGACCAAGGCGTTCATCACCAACTCCGGCACCGACGTTACGGGCGGCACGACGATCACGGCCGTCACCGGAGTTCGCGACGACGGCAAGTCCGAGATATCGAACATCGTCGTGCCGCAGGAGACCCCCGGCTTCACGCGGAGCCGCAAGTATCGCAAGATGGGCTGGCGCGCTTCTGACACGCGCGAGCTGTCGTTCGCCGACGCTGCCGTACCCGAAGATCATCTCCTGGGCCGGCGCGGTGAAGGCTTTCGTCAGTTTCTCACGATCCTCGACGGCGGCCGCATCTCGGTCGCCGCGCTCTCCGTGGGTCTCGCGATGGGCGCGTACGACGAGGCCATGAACTATGCGAAAGAGCGACACGCATTCGGCCAAGCGATTGCCTCCTTTCAAGCGATCCAGTTCAAGCTCGTCGACATGATCGTGCAGATCGAGCATGCCAAGCTCATGATGCTCAAGGCAGCGTGGGAGAAAGATCACGGACGCGATTACGTTTACAGCGCGAGCCTCGCCAAGCTCTATGCCGGCGAGGTGTCGCATCGCGTCGTCAACGATGCCGTTCAGATTCACGGCGGCTACGGCTTCATCGATGAATATCCCGTGTCGCGCATGTATCGCGATCAAAAGATCAACGAGATCGGCGAGGGAACGAACGAAGTCCAGCGGATGATTCTCGCGAAGCTCATCGGAGTCTGA